Proteins encoded in a region of the Watersipora subatra chromosome 5, tzWatSuba1.1, whole genome shotgun sequence genome:
- the LOC137396289 gene encoding FERM domain-containing protein 6-like — translation MSGEGRKSNSSKKKIITVYLLDGSNIEIPVQHKTRYGDILIKVRKHLSLSSSNVFGLAYKTERGDYAFLDPLWKVWKKERMTNQSLDSNGKGRVIYLRVQYYANASHQFRSETDKQHYYLQLKENFLSYGFNYPDNRCFLLASYAIYSDEIQWREFDPRAYFPARVLKSYGTQFIKKHMPTIAPERMSPCQAMTTYINELSKSSPYNYNMTFYRLQSSKSDSAFTVRLGLCPEGLEIYEVDEAGLVNFLNGCTWSQINCIQAVKRKLVILVQSRRLEFYTDSEDWCRELSEIIKSCQELYQGVEEGTHRLHNDEHQSISCPAFRETYIYSDEHDLELEYEQHLMDTLRSSSTVKCDPEYVSTDDISLSDIYGSATKSDMATRFSIISTTSSTTTSGIVSDRTCLSTEASQEDLISSGTRPSSCDSLLDSEYEPSSETRSVTVQRTISEPSKNFEHLRFKTRRSPKSTPRRALSDETIDEHDYENIAIIRKVLGINSSVSEEPFKHPPNRMLPHRSKSQSSRTSAVNSYAHSNILSSISHHVSSISAPLPTQNRYSLISSSPSMEELLQAYTPPPSYNEMHAKQGEILLAASRQASEDSTRSTSSGFISPTSPQRSSPALNKSYAKKHTSTKQRSVSHKHPTGNTQITGTPSLLEKPTNCTCQKLSHPEIDKLRLDVRKDLVSLPMISALCNDKELLTTANKCTCLTKPRASRPISWHCHSNPISIFPSAPASKHTNQAQICR, via the exons CATAAAACAAGATACGGCGATATTCTAATTAAGGTCCGGAAGCACTTAAGTCTGAGTTCTTCTAATGTGTTTGGTCTAGCATATAAAACAG AGCGTGGTGACTATGCTTTTCTTGACCCGCTATGGAAAGTCTGGAAAAAGGAAAGAATGACAAATCAG AGCTTGGACTCCAATGGCAAGGGGCGTGTCATCTATCTCCGAGTACAGTATTATGCAAACGCATCACACCAGTTCCG GTCAGAAACCGACAAGCAACATTATTACCTCCAGTTAAAAGAGAACTTCCTAAGCTATGGCTTCAATTATCCAGACAACAGATGCTTTCTGTTAGCGAGCTATGCAATATACTCAGACGAAATCCAATGGAGAGAGTTTGATCCAAGGGCGTATTTTCCTGCAAGG GTGTTGAAAAGCTATGGCACGCAATTTATAAAGAAACACATGCCAACTATTGCACCAGAGAGGATGAGTCCATGCCAAGCTATGACAACTTACATCAATGAGCTCTCCAAGTCATCACCATACAATTACAACATGACATTCTACCGACTTCAATCTTCTAAATCAGACTCGGCCTTTACAGTTAGACTAGGCCTTTGCCCAGAGGGACTGGAAATTTATGAG GTTGATGAAGCTGGGCTGGTTAACTTCTTAAATGGTTGCACCTGGTCACAGATCAACTGTATCCAAGCAGTG AAACGGAAATTAGTAATACTGGTTCAATCAAGGCGGTTAGAATTTTACACGGATTCAGAAGATTGGTGCCGAGAGCTGTCAGAAATCATAAAAAGCTGTCAGGAATTGTACCAAGGAGTGGAAGAGGGCACTCACAGACTCCATAATGATGAACATCAAAGCATTT CATGCCCAGCATTCCGAGAgacttatatatacagtgatgAACATGACTTGGAGCTGGAATATGAACAACACCTTATGGATACCTTGAGATCAAGCAGCACTGTGAAATGTGATCCGGAGTATGTATCGACTGATGATATTTCTTTGTCAGACATTTATGGTTCCGCAACTAAATCAGATATGGCGACGCGATTTTCCATCATTAGTACAACTAGCTCTACAACCACTTCTGGCATCGTCAGTGATCGAACTTGCTTGAGCACGGAAGCAAGCCAAG AAGACCTCATTTCTTCTGGTACACGACCATCCAGCTGTGATTCTCTTTTGGACTCCGAATACGAACCCTCATCAGAAACCCGCTCTGTCACGGTCCAACGTACCATCAGTGAGCCCAGCAAAAACTTTGAACATTTGCGATTCAAAACTCGACGGTCTCCAAAGAGTACGCCTCGACGCGCCTTATCCGATGAAACCATAGATGAGCATGACTATGAAAACATAGCAATCATTCGAAAAGTTCTTGGAATTAATTCTAGTGTTTCCGAAGAACCATTCAAGCATCCACCCAACCGAATGCTTCCACATCGCTCAAAAAGCCAGTCTTCCCGAACATCAGCCGTCAACTCATATGCTCACTCAAACATTCTAAGTTCCATTTCTCACCACGTTTCTTCTATTAGTGCACCACTTCCTACTCAGAACCGATATAGCCTTATTTCTAGTTCACCAAGTATGGAGGAGCTCTTACAGGCCTATACACCTCCTCCGAGCTACAATGAGATGCATGCCAAACAAGGTGAGATATTACTTGCAGCGAGCAGACAAGCGAGCGAAGATTCGACTCGATCCACTTCCTCTGGGTTCATTTCACCAACCAGCCCACAGAGAAGTTCTCCTGCATTAAACAAGAGCTATGCTAAGAAGCACACTTCTACAAAACAGCGCAGTGTTAGCCACAAGCACCCTACAGGGAATACTCAG ATAACAGGTACGCCTTCATTGCTGGAGAAACCAACCAATTGTACTTGTCAAAAGTTGTCACACCCCGAAATCGACAAACTTCGTCTTGATGTAAGGAAAGACCTCGTATCTCTGCCGATGATTTCTGCGCTTTGCAATGACAAGGAACTGTTAACAACCGCCAATAAATGTACTTGCCTGACAAAACCTCGAGCTTCTCGACCTATTAGCTGGCACTGCCACTCTAATCCTATATCCATCTTTCCGTCAGCCCCGGCAAGCAAGCACACAAACCAGGCTCAAATATGCCGATAA